From Streptomyces sp. NBC_00370, a single genomic window includes:
- a CDS encoding MurR/RpiR family transcriptional regulator, producing the protein MTPDVKEIFSGDAPPAPAALAAKVRTLAPSMTRSMQLVAEAVAGDPAGCAALTVTGLAELTGTSEATVVRTSRLLGYPGYRDLRLALAGLAAQQESGRAPAVTADIAVDDPIADVVAKLAYDEQQTLADTAASLDTVQLGAVVTAAAAARRIDIYGVGASSLVGMDLAQKMLRIGLIAHAHTDPHLAVTNAVQLRAGDVAIAITHSGSTGDVIEPLRVAFDRGATTVAITGRPDGPVTQYADHVLTTSTARESELRPAAMSSRTSQLLVVDCLFIGVAQRTYETAAPALSASYEALAHRHSPRHSRSPR; encoded by the coding sequence GTGACCCCAGACGTGAAGGAAATTTTCAGCGGTGACGCCCCGCCCGCACCTGCCGCTCTCGCGGCCAAGGTGCGGACCCTCGCGCCATCCATGACCCGCTCCATGCAGCTGGTCGCCGAAGCCGTGGCCGGTGACCCGGCGGGCTGCGCCGCTCTCACGGTCACCGGTCTCGCCGAGCTCACCGGCACGAGCGAAGCGACCGTGGTGCGCACCTCCCGCCTCCTCGGCTACCCCGGCTACCGCGACCTGCGCCTCGCCCTCGCCGGTCTCGCCGCCCAGCAGGAGTCCGGCCGCGCCCCCGCGGTGACGGCCGACATAGCGGTCGACGACCCCATCGCCGATGTCGTCGCCAAGCTCGCCTACGACGAACAGCAGACCCTCGCCGACACGGCCGCCTCGCTCGACACGGTGCAGCTGGGCGCCGTCGTGACGGCCGCAGCGGCGGCGCGCAGGATCGACATCTACGGTGTCGGGGCCTCCTCGCTCGTCGGCATGGACCTCGCGCAGAAGATGCTGCGCATCGGCCTGATCGCGCACGCCCACACCGACCCGCACCTCGCCGTCACCAACGCGGTGCAGCTGCGCGCGGGCGATGTCGCCATCGCGATCACCCACTCCGGCTCCACCGGCGACGTCATAGAGCCCCTTCGGGTCGCCTTCGACCGCGGCGCGACGACCGTCGCGATCACGGGCAGGCCCGACGGACCCGTCACGCAGTACGCCGACCACGTCCTGACCACCTCCACCGCACGCGAGAGCGAGCTGCGACCGGCCGCCATGTCGAGCCGTACGAGCCAGCTGCTCGTGGTCGACTGCCTGTTCATAGGTGTCGCGCAGCGTACGTACGAGACGGCGGCGCCCGCCCTGTCCGCCTCGTACGAGGCGCTGGCGCACCGGCACAGCCCCCGCCACTCGCGCAGCCCGCGCTGA
- a CDS encoding HD domain-containing protein, which translates to MSVPVPAGDLRSRFAAALLALREPPTGPDAAGPDADGPPDPYVYADDLLGRWAEPQRRYHTTAHLLAVLDHIDTLAPYAEDPDLVRLAAWFHDAVYRPDRSENEERSARLAERALAEAGLSRRQTDEVVRLVLLTTTHDAAPDDRDGAVLCDADLAILAAAPDAYRAYTDAVREEYGFVPDDAFRAGRSAVLEQLLALPRLFRTPHGEQRWEAAARANLTGELRALRAPHDDGHGQ; encoded by the coding sequence ATGTCCGTCCCCGTACCCGCAGGTGATCTGCGGAGCCGCTTCGCCGCCGCGCTGCTCGCCCTGCGCGAGCCGCCCACCGGCCCTGACGCCGCAGGCCCCGACGCCGACGGCCCGCCGGATCCGTACGTCTACGCCGACGACCTGCTCGGCCGCTGGGCCGAGCCGCAGCGGCGCTACCACACCACCGCTCATCTGCTCGCCGTCCTGGACCACATCGACACCCTCGCCCCGTACGCCGAAGACCCCGACCTGGTCAGGCTCGCCGCGTGGTTCCACGACGCCGTCTACCGGCCCGACCGCTCGGAGAACGAGGAGCGCTCGGCCCGCCTCGCCGAACGTGCCCTCGCCGAGGCCGGGTTGAGCCGGCGGCAGACGGACGAGGTGGTCCGGCTCGTCCTGCTCACCACCACGCACGACGCGGCTCCCGACGACCGGGACGGCGCCGTCCTGTGTGACGCCGATCTCGCGATCCTGGCCGCGGCCCCCGACGCGTACCGCGCCTACACGGACGCCGTGCGCGAGGAGTACGGCTTCGTCCCCGACGACGCGTTCCGCGCGGGGCGCTCGGCGGTGCTGGAGCAACTGCTGGCCCTGCCACGGCTGTTCCGCACCCCGCACGGCGAGCAGCGCTGGGAGGCCGCCGCCCGCGCCAATCTCACCGGCGAACTGCGCGCCCTGCGGGCCCCGCACGACGACGGGCACGGTCAGTGA
- a CDS encoding SpoIIE family protein phosphatase, with protein MAGSDGAVSGAAQAAVAVISGDGVVIGWTEAAEALLGHQAETVVSRPAALLLPTARPGALLPPAVTAREPWSGVMELRHRDGHPLPVSMRALPMAGPGGRTDWFVSAAPLPEARTVPALDESVLTTLLNHAPIQLAIWDRDLRCMWLNDTAERDSGALAHQALGRRLTDSLPGFDTASVEAAMRQVLDDGVPVIDHEFRWIGTDQDGSRSTAASEPEERVFSSSYFRLDGVDGRPLGVCSLAMDISNSWARRRLAILNEAGTRIGTTLDVMNTAQELADVAVPLLADFVTVDLAESVQLGEEPQGRPGTSDGGTVFRRAGVASIHEGAPESVWARGEPIYVPPSSPFSKVLSDGQSHFEPVLDTTGTWFEADPARARATAKAGIHSLMLIGLKARGTVLGVAVFLRTDTLAPFSRDDLLLAEELVVRASLSLDNARRYTRERTAALTLQRHLLPRNLSGGRAVEVATRYLPADLHDGVGGDWFDVIPLSGARIALVIGDVVGHGINAAAMMGQLRTAVHTLADMDLPPAELLARLDELVVHLSDADSDPDTTNAPGISATCVYVVYDPISRQCVMARAGHPPPAIVTPDGGVTFPEIPAGAPIGLGLLEFESAEMVLPEGSVIALYTDGLIESRTSDIDSGMAQLARTVGDGGLPLDELCSQVVDTLAKKTPCQDDVALLLARTRSLGPEHVVSWELANDPAVVTEARALAVGQLKRWGLEALSTTMELIVSELVTNAIRYGGPGPVQLRLIRHTTLECQISDSETSSPRMRHARLTDEHGRGLHLVSELSRRWGTRFAPGGKIAWAELDIPPGADDPPGADIPPGADGPPAE; from the coding sequence ATGGCCGGTTCTGATGGGGCGGTCTCCGGTGCGGCCCAGGCCGCCGTCGCCGTGATCAGCGGGGACGGGGTCGTGATCGGCTGGACGGAGGCGGCGGAGGCACTGCTCGGTCATCAGGCCGAGACCGTGGTGTCCCGACCAGCGGCGCTGCTGCTGCCGACCGCCCGGCCGGGCGCGCTCCTGCCGCCCGCCGTAACCGCCCGCGAGCCCTGGTCCGGGGTCATGGAGCTGCGGCACCGCGACGGGCATCCGCTCCCGGTGAGCATGCGGGCGCTGCCGATGGCGGGCCCCGGCGGCCGTACGGACTGGTTCGTGTCGGCGGCGCCGCTGCCCGAGGCCCGGACCGTCCCCGCGCTGGACGAGTCCGTGCTGACGACGCTGCTCAACCACGCACCGATCCAGCTCGCCATCTGGGACCGCGACCTGCGCTGCATGTGGCTGAACGACACGGCGGAGCGCGACAGCGGCGCTCTCGCCCACCAGGCGCTGGGACGCAGGCTCACCGATTCGCTGCCCGGTTTCGACACCGCGTCCGTCGAGGCGGCGATGCGCCAGGTCCTCGACGACGGTGTCCCGGTGATCGACCACGAGTTCCGCTGGATCGGCACGGACCAGGACGGCAGCCGCAGCACGGCCGCATCGGAACCCGAGGAGCGCGTGTTCTCCTCGTCGTACTTCCGGCTCGACGGCGTCGACGGACGGCCGCTCGGCGTGTGCTCGCTGGCCATGGACATCAGCAACAGCTGGGCGCGCCGGCGGCTGGCCATCCTCAACGAGGCCGGTACGCGGATCGGCACGACGCTGGACGTCATGAACACCGCGCAGGAGCTGGCCGACGTGGCCGTGCCGCTCCTCGCCGACTTCGTCACCGTCGATCTCGCCGAATCCGTCCAGCTCGGCGAGGAGCCGCAGGGCAGGCCCGGTACCTCCGACGGCGGTACGGTCTTCCGCCGCGCCGGAGTGGCCTCCATCCACGAGGGCGCGCCCGAGTCCGTGTGGGCGCGCGGGGAGCCCATCTACGTCCCGCCGTCGTCGCCCTTCAGCAAGGTCCTGTCCGACGGGCAGTCGCACTTCGAGCCGGTGCTGGACACGACGGGGACCTGGTTCGAGGCCGACCCGGCGCGGGCCAGGGCCACGGCCAAGGCGGGGATCCACTCCCTGATGCTCATCGGGCTCAAGGCGCGCGGCACGGTACTGGGCGTCGCCGTCTTCCTCCGTACGGACACCCTGGCGCCCTTCTCCCGGGACGATCTGCTGCTCGCCGAGGAGCTGGTCGTACGGGCCTCGCTCAGCCTCGACAACGCCCGCCGCTACACCCGCGAGCGCACGGCCGCCCTGACCCTCCAGCGCCATCTGCTGCCCCGCAACCTGTCGGGCGGCAGGGCGGTCGAGGTGGCGACCCGCTATCTGCCGGCCGATCTGCACGACGGCGTCGGGGGCGACTGGTTCGACGTGATCCCGCTCTCCGGCGCCCGGATCGCGCTGGTCATCGGGGATGTCGTCGGGCACGGCATCAACGCGGCGGCGATGATGGGGCAGCTCCGTACGGCCGTACACACCCTGGCCGACATGGACCTGCCGCCCGCCGAACTGCTGGCGCGGCTGGACGAACTCGTCGTGCACCTCTCCGACGCCGACAGTGACCCCGACACCACGAATGCGCCGGGCATCAGCGCCACCTGCGTGTACGTCGTCTACGACCCGATCAGCCGGCAGTGCGTCATGGCGCGCGCCGGGCACCCGCCGCCCGCGATCGTCACCCCGGACGGCGGTGTCACCTTCCCCGAGATCCCGGCCGGCGCGCCGATCGGTCTGGGGCTGCTGGAGTTCGAGTCCGCCGAGATGGTGCTGCCCGAGGGCAGCGTGATCGCGCTGTACACGGACGGGCTCATCGAGTCCCGCACGTCCGACATCGACTCGGGCATGGCCCAGCTCGCCCGCACCGTCGGCGACGGCGGGCTCCCCCTGGACGAGCTGTGCTCGCAGGTCGTGGACACGCTGGCGAAGAAGACCCCGTGCCAGGACGATGTCGCGCTGCTGCTGGCCCGTACCCGCTCGCTCGGCCCCGAGCACGTCGTCTCCTGGGAGCTGGCCAACGATCCCGCCGTGGTCACCGAGGCCCGCGCGCTGGCCGTCGGGCAGCTGAAGCGCTGGGGTCTGGAAGCGCTGAGTACGACGATGGAGCTGATCGTCAGCGAACTGGTCACCAACGCCATCCGGTACGGCGGCCCCGGGCCGGTCCAGCTGCGGCTCATCCGGCACACGACGCTGGAGTGCCAGATCTCCGACTCCGAGACCAGCTCACCCCGGATGCGGCACGCGCGGCTGACCGACGAGCACGGCCGTGGTCTGCATCTGGTCTCCGAGCTGTCCCGGCGCTGGGGCACCCGGTTCGCACCGGGCGGCAAGATCGCGTGGGCGGAGCTGGACATCCCCCCGGGCGCCGACGACCCACCGGGCGCCGACATCCCCCCGGGCGCCGACGGCCCACCGGCGGAGTAA
- a CDS encoding DUF4031 domain-containing protein, translated as MTVYIDPPTWPGHGRMWSHLVSDVSFDELHRFAASIGCPPRAFERDHYDVPSHRYEDAVTAGAVRIGSKELVRRITEAGLRRPKGRPASRPPEPA; from the coding sequence GTGACGGTGTACATCGACCCGCCCACCTGGCCGGGTCACGGACGGATGTGGTCGCATCTGGTGAGCGACGTCTCGTTCGACGAGCTGCACCGGTTCGCCGCGTCGATCGGCTGTCCGCCGCGCGCTTTCGAGCGGGACCACTACGATGTCCCGTCGCACCGCTACGAGGACGCGGTGACGGCGGGCGCCGTGCGGATCGGCTCGAAGGAGCTGGTCCGCCGTATTACCGAGGCGGGGCTGCGACGGCCGAAGGGGCGCCCGGCGTCCCGGCCGCCTGAGCCTGCGTGA
- a CDS encoding heavy metal translocating P-type ATPase: MSLTRTTGPADTAATAEIELVIGGMTCASCAARVEKKLNRMDGVEATVNYATEKAKVSYRGADLSVQDLIATVEATGYTAEEPAPARPTGDELSGEGPDSAEDGALRTLRQRLITSVVLAVPVIAMAMIPALQFDNWQWLSLTLAAPVVTYAAWPFHRAAWTNLRHGAATMDTLISVGTSAAFLWSLWALFFGDAGMPGMRHPFELTIARSDGASNIYFEAAAGVTAFILAGRYFEARSKRTAGAALRSLLELGAKEVTLLRDGREVTVPTARLRVGDRFLVRPGEKIATDGAVVEGSSAVDASMLTGESVPVEVAAGDAVTGATLNAGGRLVVEATRVGSDTQLARMARVVEDAQNGKAAVQRLADRISAVFVPVVIVLALATLAFWLAIGEGMTAAFTAAVAVLIIACPCALGLATPTALMVGTGRGAQLGILIKGPEVLESTRRVDTVVLDKTGTVTTGRMTLQRVHTADGVDEPDALRTAGALEAASEHPVARAVAETATARFDGLPAPEDFANVPGLGVRGVVEGRAVLVGRTAFLAGQDIRLPEELETARLTAEAAGRTVVAVAWDGHARALIEVADAVKESSPEAVRRLRALGLNPILLTGDNKAVAEAVAAEIGVTEVIADVMPEDKLDVVKRLQDEGHSVAMVGDGVNDAAALAQADLGLAMGTGTDAAIEAGDLTLVSGDLCTAADAIRLARRTLTTIKGNLVWAFGYNVAAIPLAAAGMLNPMIAGAAMAFSSVFVVGNSLRLRRFKALENASGQPKTEAASPARIPVSS; encoded by the coding sequence ATGAGCCTCACCCGGACCACCGGCCCCGCTGACACCGCGGCGACGGCGGAGATCGAACTCGTCATCGGCGGCATGACCTGTGCCTCCTGTGCGGCCCGTGTCGAGAAGAAGCTGAACCGGATGGACGGTGTCGAGGCCACCGTCAATTACGCCACGGAGAAGGCCAAGGTCAGCTACCGGGGTGCCGATCTCTCCGTCCAGGATCTGATCGCCACCGTCGAGGCCACCGGCTACACCGCCGAGGAACCGGCGCCCGCCCGCCCCACCGGGGACGAGCTGAGCGGCGAGGGACCGGACAGCGCCGAGGACGGCGCCCTGCGGACGCTGCGGCAGCGGCTGATCACCTCCGTCGTCCTCGCCGTGCCGGTCATCGCGATGGCGATGATCCCCGCCCTCCAGTTCGACAACTGGCAGTGGCTGTCGCTGACGCTCGCCGCCCCCGTCGTGACGTACGCCGCCTGGCCGTTCCACCGCGCCGCGTGGACCAATCTGCGGCACGGCGCCGCGACGATGGACACGCTGATCTCCGTCGGTACCTCCGCCGCCTTCCTCTGGTCGCTGTGGGCGCTGTTCTTCGGCGACGCCGGTATGCCGGGCATGCGGCACCCCTTCGAGCTGACCATCGCCCGCTCCGACGGCGCGAGCAACATCTACTTCGAGGCCGCCGCAGGCGTCACCGCCTTCATCCTGGCCGGGCGCTACTTCGAGGCCCGCTCGAAGCGCACCGCCGGCGCCGCGCTGCGCTCGCTGCTGGAGCTCGGCGCCAAGGAGGTCACCCTGCTGCGCGACGGCCGGGAAGTGACCGTGCCCACCGCGCGGTTGCGGGTCGGCGACCGGTTCCTGGTCCGTCCCGGCGAGAAGATCGCCACCGACGGGGCCGTCGTCGAGGGGTCGTCGGCCGTGGACGCCTCGATGCTCACCGGCGAGTCCGTACCGGTCGAGGTCGCCGCGGGCGACGCGGTGACCGGCGCGACCCTCAACGCCGGCGGCCGGCTCGTCGTGGAGGCGACCCGGGTCGGCTCCGACACCCAGCTCGCCAGGATGGCGCGGGTGGTCGAGGACGCCCAGAACGGCAAGGCCGCCGTGCAGCGTCTCGCGGACCGGATCTCGGCCGTCTTCGTGCCCGTGGTCATCGTGCTGGCCCTCGCCACCCTCGCCTTCTGGCTCGCCATCGGTGAGGGCATGACCGCCGCCTTCACCGCCGCTGTCGCCGTACTGATCATCGCCTGCCCCTGTGCTCTCGGTCTCGCCACTCCCACCGCCCTCATGGTCGGCACCGGCCGCGGTGCCCAGCTCGGCATCCTCATCAAGGGCCCCGAGGTGCTGGAGTCCACCCGCCGGGTCGACACCGTCGTCCTCGACAAGACCGGCACCGTCACCACCGGCCGGATGACCCTCCAGCGCGTCCACACCGCCGACGGGGTCGACGAGCCGGACGCGCTCCGTACCGCCGGCGCGCTGGAGGCCGCCTCGGAACACCCCGTCGCCCGCGCCGTCGCCGAGACGGCCACCGCCCGCTTCGACGGCCTTCCCGCCCCCGAGGACTTCGCGAACGTCCCCGGCCTCGGTGTGCGCGGCGTGGTGGAAGGCCGCGCCGTACTCGTCGGCCGTACGGCGTTCCTCGCCGGCCAGGACATCCGTCTCCCCGAGGAGTTGGAGACGGCCAGGCTCACCGCCGAAGCGGCGGGCCGCACGGTCGTCGCCGTCGCCTGGGACGGCCACGCGCGCGCCCTGATCGAAGTCGCCGACGCGGTCAAGGAGTCCAGCCCCGAGGCCGTCCGCAGGCTCCGCGCCCTTGGCCTGAACCCGATCCTGCTCACCGGTGACAACAAGGCCGTGGCCGAGGCCGTCGCCGCCGAGATCGGGGTGACCGAGGTCATCGCCGACGTCATGCCCGAGGACAAGCTCGACGTCGTCAAGCGCCTCCAGGACGAGGGGCACTCCGTCGCCATGGTCGGCGACGGGGTGAACGACGCCGCCGCCCTCGCCCAGGCCGACCTCGGACTCGCCATGGGCACCGGGACCGACGCTGCCATCGAGGCCGGCGATCTCACCCTGGTCAGCGGCGATCTGTGTACCGCCGCCGACGCCATCCGGCTGGCCCGGCGCACGCTCACCACCATCAAGGGCAATCTCGTCTGGGCCTTCGGCTACAACGTCGCCGCGATCCCCCTCGCGGCGGCCGGCATGCTCAACCCGATGATCGCCGGCGCCGCCATGGCCTTCTCCTCGGTCTTCGTCGTCGGCAACTCGCTGCGGCTGCGGCGCTTCAAGGCCCTGGAGAACGCGAGCGGTCAGCCGAAGACGGAGGCCGCCTCCCCCGCACGTATCCCCGTCAGCTCGTAG
- a CDS encoding PTS transporter subunit EIIC: MATDKNRATAAAILPLVGGAGNITSVAHCMTRLRLGLRDRSLVQHEALKALPAVLGVVEDETYQIVLGPGTVARVTPEFEALVEEERQAAPAAEPVPATGAAPAPGAPDAPAATADELAAQGAALRAERKAKNATPFKLFLRRIANIFVPLIPALIGCGIIAGLNGLLTNLHWLPGVVPALTAVTSGFMSLIAVFVGYNTAKEFGGTPVLGGAVAAIIVFPGVANIDAFGQKLAPGQGGVLGALGAAVLAVYVEKWCRKWVPEALDVLVTPTLTVLVSGLVTIFGLMYVAGEIATAIGDFANWLLSNGGAGAGFVLGGLFLPLVMLGLHQALIPIHTTLIEQQGYTVLLPILAMAGAGQVGAAMAVYFRLPRNGSIRRTIKSALPAGFLGVGEPLIYGVSLPLGRPFITACVGGAFGGGFVGLFNQLGDAVGSTAIGPSGWALFPLLDGNKGMGQMIVVYAGGLLVGYLVGFVATYYFGFTKTMLTELNVETETDSVADGLTPAAAPDAPATPGAPAAPAAPGGDAQPARV; the protein is encoded by the coding sequence ATGGCAACAGACAAGAACCGCGCGACAGCCGCCGCGATCCTGCCGCTCGTCGGCGGCGCGGGAAACATCACATCGGTGGCCCACTGCATGACCCGGCTCCGGCTGGGCCTGCGCGACCGGTCCCTCGTCCAGCACGAGGCACTGAAAGCCCTCCCGGCCGTCCTGGGGGTGGTCGAGGACGAGACGTACCAGATCGTCCTCGGCCCCGGGACCGTCGCCCGGGTCACTCCCGAGTTCGAGGCCCTGGTCGAGGAGGAGCGGCAGGCGGCCCCCGCCGCCGAACCCGTCCCGGCGACGGGCGCGGCTCCCGCACCGGGCGCCCCGGACGCCCCGGCGGCGACCGCCGACGAGCTGGCGGCGCAGGGCGCGGCGTTGCGCGCGGAGCGCAAGGCCAAGAACGCCACCCCGTTCAAGCTGTTCCTGCGCCGGATCGCCAACATCTTCGTCCCGCTGATCCCCGCGCTCATCGGCTGCGGCATCATCGCCGGGCTCAACGGTCTGCTGACCAACCTGCACTGGCTGCCCGGCGTCGTCCCGGCGCTCACCGCCGTCACGTCCGGCTTCATGTCGCTCATCGCGGTCTTCGTCGGCTACAACACGGCGAAGGAGTTCGGCGGCACCCCGGTCCTCGGCGGCGCGGTCGCCGCGATCATCGTCTTCCCCGGTGTCGCCAACATCGACGCGTTCGGCCAGAAGCTGGCCCCGGGCCAGGGCGGTGTGCTCGGCGCGCTCGGCGCCGCCGTCCTCGCCGTGTACGTGGAGAAGTGGTGCCGCAAGTGGGTGCCGGAGGCGCTGGACGTCCTGGTGACGCCCACCCTCACCGTGCTGGTCTCCGGACTCGTCACCATCTTCGGTCTGATGTACGTGGCCGGTGAGATCGCCACCGCGATCGGCGACTTCGCCAACTGGCTGCTGTCCAACGGCGGCGCGGGCGCAGGCTTCGTCCTCGGCGGGCTGTTCCTGCCGCTGGTGATGCTGGGCCTGCACCAGGCGCTGATCCCCATCCACACCACACTGATCGAGCAGCAGGGCTACACCGTGCTGCTGCCGATCCTCGCCATGGCCGGCGCGGGACAGGTCGGCGCGGCGATGGCGGTCTACTTCCGGCTCCCCCGCAACGGCTCGATCCGCCGGACCATCAAGTCGGCCCTCCCCGCCGGTTTCCTGGGCGTCGGCGAGCCGCTGATCTACGGTGTCTCGCTGCCGCTGGGCCGCCCGTTCATCACGGCCTGCGTCGGCGGCGCGTTCGGCGGCGGTTTCGTCGGGCTCTTCAACCAGCTCGGTGACGCGGTGGGCTCCACGGCGATCGGCCCGTCCGGCTGGGCGCTGTTCCCGCTGCTCGACGGCAACAAGGGCATGGGCCAGATGATCGTGGTGTACGCGGGCGGGCTGCTCGTCGGCTACCTGGTGGGCTTCGTCGCCACGTACTACTTCGGCTTCACGAAGACCATGCTGACGGAGCTGAATGTCGAGACGGAGACCGATTCCGTCGCCGACGGCCTCACCCCGGCCGCCGCACCCGATGCCCCGGCGACGCCCGGCGCACCGGCAGCACCGGCGGCACCGGGCGGCGACGCGCAGCCGGCCCGCGTCTGA
- a CDS encoding Cmx/CmrA family chloramphenicol efflux MFS transporter: MPLAVYILGLSVFALGTSEFMLSGLLPPLADDMDVSIPTAGLLISAFAIGMVIGAPLLAVVTLRLPRRATLIALISVFGLGQVAGALAPTYEVLFASRVVSAFACAGFWAVGASVAIAMVPPNARARAMAVMIGGLSIANVLGVPAGAFLGENFGWRSAFWSVGGASAVALVGVVTLIPRIPLPAEKPQLKRELTIYRDRQVWLAVAVTALAGGAVFCAFSYMAPLLTDVAGIGDGWVPFVLALFGLGALVGTMIGGRYADAHLFGVMISGITATTVLLAALALTASHPVIVVPLTFLLGLSAFYTAPALNARMFNIAAAAPTLAAATATAAFNAGNTLGPWLGGVVIDADFGFASTAWAGTAMAVVGIGLVVLALRYHRRSGGGGGRLVAGSGGITQAQAAGTPGAPSAVAAPPR; this comes from the coding sequence ATGCCGCTGGCCGTCTACATATTGGGACTCTCGGTCTTCGCCCTCGGCACGAGCGAGTTCATGCTCTCCGGCCTTCTGCCGCCGCTCGCCGACGACATGGATGTGTCCATACCCACGGCGGGGCTGCTGATCTCCGCCTTCGCCATCGGCATGGTGATCGGCGCCCCGCTGCTCGCCGTCGTCACACTGCGGCTGCCGCGCCGCGCCACCCTCATCGCACTGATCTCGGTCTTCGGACTCGGCCAGGTCGCGGGCGCACTCGCCCCGACCTACGAAGTCCTCTTCGCCTCCCGCGTCGTCAGCGCCTTCGCCTGCGCCGGTTTCTGGGCCGTGGGCGCGAGCGTCGCCATCGCCATGGTCCCGCCGAACGCACGCGCCCGCGCCATGGCCGTGATGATCGGCGGGCTGTCCATCGCCAATGTGCTCGGGGTCCCCGCAGGCGCCTTCCTCGGGGAGAACTTCGGCTGGCGTTCGGCGTTCTGGTCGGTCGGCGGCGCTTCGGCCGTCGCCCTGGTCGGGGTGGTCACCCTCATCCCGCGTATCCCGCTCCCTGCCGAGAAGCCGCAGCTCAAGCGGGAGTTGACGATCTACCGCGACCGCCAGGTCTGGCTGGCGGTCGCGGTCACCGCCCTCGCGGGCGGCGCCGTGTTCTGCGCGTTCTCCTACATGGCCCCGCTGCTGACCGATGTGGCGGGTATCGGCGACGGCTGGGTGCCGTTCGTCCTCGCGCTGTTCGGACTCGGCGCGCTCGTCGGCACGATGATCGGCGGCCGGTACGCGGACGCGCATCTGTTCGGCGTCATGATCAGCGGGATCACCGCGACGACGGTCCTGCTGGCCGCGCTGGCACTCACCGCGTCGCACCCCGTGATCGTCGTCCCGCTGACGTTCCTCCTCGGCCTCTCGGCCTTCTACACCGCGCCCGCGCTCAACGCCCGGATGTTCAACATCGCGGCCGCCGCTCCCACGCTGGCCGCCGCCACGGCCACCGCGGCCTTCAACGCGGGCAACACGCTGGGCCCCTGGCTCGGCGGGGTCGTGATCGACGCGGACTTCGGCTTCGCGTCCACGGCGTGGGCGGGCACGGCGATGGCCGTCGTCGGTATCGGGCTCGTCGTGCTGGCGCTGCGCTACCACCGCAGGAGCGGTGGCGGCGGCGGCCGGCTCGTGGCCGGTTCGGGCGGGATCACGCAGGCTCAGGCGGCCGGGACGCCGGGCGCCCCTTCGGCCGTCGCAGCCCCGCCTCGGTAA
- the murQ gene encoding N-acetylmuramic acid 6-phosphate etherase, whose translation MTSTPADASTSPYGDLRAQLDTLTTEAFRPELAEIDQLSTLEISRIMNGEDGTVPAAVAAQLPSIAAAIDATAERAARGGRLIYAGAGTAGRLGVLDASECPPTFNTDPGEVVGLIAGGPGAMVTSVEGAEDSKELAAADLDALGLTPDDTVVGISASGRTPYAVGAVEHARGLGALTVGLSCNAGSALAAAADHGIEVVVGPELLTGSTRLKAGTAQKLVLNMISTITMIRLGKTYGNLMVDVRASNEKLRARSRRIVSLATGASDAEIEAALAATDGEVKNAILVILGGVEGSTAAALLSASHGHLRVALRAASTTSG comes from the coding sequence ATGACCTCCACGCCCGCCGACGCCTCGACGTCCCCGTACGGCGACCTCCGCGCGCAGCTCGACACCCTCACCACCGAGGCGTTCCGCCCCGAGCTGGCCGAGATCGACCAGCTGTCCACACTGGAGATCAGCCGGATCATGAACGGCGAGGACGGCACAGTGCCCGCCGCCGTCGCCGCGCAACTGCCGTCGATCGCCGCCGCGATCGACGCGACCGCCGAGCGCGCCGCGCGCGGCGGCCGGCTGATCTACGCGGGCGCCGGGACGGCCGGCCGGCTCGGCGTGCTCGACGCGAGCGAGTGCCCGCCCACCTTCAACACCGACCCGGGCGAGGTCGTGGGCCTGATCGCGGGCGGCCCCGGCGCCATGGTGACCTCGGTCGAGGGCGCCGAGGACTCGAAGGAGCTGGCAGCCGCCGACCTGGACGCGCTCGGACTGACGCCGGACGACACCGTCGTCGGCATCTCGGCCTCGGGCCGCACCCCGTACGCCGTGGGGGCCGTCGAACACGCCCGCGGGCTGGGCGCGCTGACCGTCGGTCTGTCCTGCAACGCGGGCAGCGCCCTGGCAGCGGCGGCCGACCACGGCATCGAGGTGGTCGTGGGGCCCGAGCTGCTCACCGGCTCGACCCGGCTCAAGGCCGGTACGGCACAGAAGCTCGTCCTCAACATGATCTCGACGATCACCATGATCCGGCTCGGCAAGACCTACGGAAACCTGATGGTCGACGTCCGGGCGTCGAACGAGAAGCTGCGCGCCCGCTCCCGGCGCATCGTCTCGCTCGCCACCGGCGCGTCCGACGCCGAGATCGAGGCCGCTCTCGCGGCCACCGACGGCGAGGTGAAGAACGCGATCCTCGTCATCCTCGGCGGAGTCGAAGGCTCCACCGCCGCCGCACTGCTCTCCGCTTCCCATGGCCATCTGCGCGTCGCGCTGCGGGCCGCCAGCACCACCTCCGGTTGA